A window of the Haloarcula rubripromontorii genome harbors these coding sequences:
- a CDS encoding tyrosine-type recombinase/integrase, translating into MTKAKNTGSGESSPRRHGISIITEPTAEELAERQISDYRAHREKFIKWVLNLGKGPEHGEGYAEATADIRCARVDKFYRWVWEQEDGYTTHVSHECADEYMRELAYSDASQDTKANMMKALKTLFRWRTWEFDEEEWDPELTFSNDTSTTNPRDYLSVEERQQIRETVLEYGSVPSYNSLSPEERDEWKEYLSQRFVKPKTEVGPDDFDRANSWKFPSLIWTALDTGLRPIEVERATTGWVDAQNRVLRIPKEESSKNIDNWTVSLTDRTAEALARWLDEREQYEMYEGTDTLWLTRQANPYGSHALNHVLRRVCEQAGIDTENRDISWYSIRHSVGTFMAREEGLAAAQAQLRHRSSKTTLRYDHAPPDDRRDALNRMG; encoded by the coding sequence ATGACGAAAGCCAAGAACACAGGTTCGGGTGAATCGTCCCCGCGCCGTCACGGGATTTCAATCATAACTGAGCCAACGGCAGAAGAGCTTGCAGAACGCCAGATTTCGGACTATCGCGCCCATCGGGAGAAGTTCATCAAGTGGGTACTCAACCTCGGAAAAGGCCCAGAGCACGGCGAGGGGTACGCCGAAGCGACGGCAGACATCCGTTGTGCGAGGGTCGATAAGTTCTACCGATGGGTGTGGGAGCAAGAAGATGGGTACACCACGCACGTCTCGCACGAGTGCGCAGACGAGTATATGCGTGAACTGGCCTACAGTGACGCCTCACAAGACACGAAAGCGAATATGATGAAGGCGCTGAAGACCCTGTTTCGATGGCGTACGTGGGAGTTCGATGAAGAAGAGTGGGACCCAGAACTCACATTCTCCAACGACACCAGTACGACGAACCCGCGCGACTACCTCTCTGTCGAGGAGCGTCAACAGATTAGAGAAACAGTCTTGGAGTACGGGTCTGTCCCTTCGTACAATTCTCTGTCACCGGAAGAGCGAGACGAGTGGAAGGAGTACCTGTCCCAACGATTCGTGAAGCCGAAAACTGAGGTTGGTCCAGATGACTTTGACCGTGCGAACTCGTGGAAGTTCCCCTCACTCATATGGACCGCACTCGATACTGGCCTACGTCCAATCGAAGTCGAACGTGCGACAACGGGGTGGGTCGATGCACAAAACCGAGTTCTCCGTATCCCGAAAGAGGAGAGTTCGAAGAATATCGACAACTGGACTGTGAGCCTCACTGACCGGACAGCAGAAGCCTTGGCTCGCTGGTTAGACGAGAGGGAACAGTACGAGATGTACGAAGGCACCGACACTCTCTGGCTCACTCGGCAAGCGAACCCCTACGGAAGTCACGCACTCAACCACGTCCTCCGACGAGTGTGCGAACAAGCAGGGATTGACACCGAGAATCGAGACATAAGCTGGTACTCGATTCGCCACAGCGTCGGGACGTTTATGGCGCGAGAAGAGGGGTTAGCGGCGGCTCAGGCGCAACTCCGACACCGCTCCTCGAAGACGACCCTTCGATATGACCACGCTCCTCCCGATGATAGACGAGATGCCCTGAACCGGATGGGATAG
- a CDS encoding bifunctional DNA primase/polymerase, translating to MSTSVGSSVETTAMERKEVATARANAAALRHSLAEVHSNPVTIWNTSDEERADLLADYLDALERACPNPRLIPLNETGKAPAIARTCPLDSQQAHEMLHTREEAIAAIEQGANGFALYAGRSDHGTEDLVFADHDDMHAFPLDTLPDTLTVVSGSGEGYHETFVNADDVQNGKSDAGEIRASNWYVVLPGSIHPSGGIYHLEESRPLADLETADIPEGLLPAGSCEEHEEIDLSKGSGDGTFTNEVGMPLSAVREYDEELDGLLNTPPRPNTDTQDDSRIDAALVWRLCFHHFGLPAIAAIWRQYRPRPKVERDDYVQMTLQFAGTHNTRCRYDGSEESIALPETPSTTDWEWQDGAADDEAALTLDEARTRCQRRIDTTLRNGEHTLIDALPAMGKSSGVIRGAEKTDTPISVFTARHDLYGQYSEWCEEHGLSYHRLPSFHEDCPTARGEHGDDWRKDVLELYDEGVMASEIHKWTEQYFGQSLPCDDGQECDYKQGWDFDSDEFEVLIGHYQHAYNPDLTAGRVAVFDEFPADSFLLEFEGDTVTSAVSAYVSEQDGLPFEDFTELVEGRTSEEGKKAREWFDADDLERDGEPVLKDASGSANAYAPLLTYAVLVGENLRNGWEHTDLDPEAGVDNHRKAARNRDSGKVFLLLSPELDEARGVLALDGTPTPDLWQLVVDTRLSHEQVLSDKERADYLTHALGCSIVQTTDATKTYSSGTYVKPEEDSLLFEAVAEREGTEPALISTAKAISQYEQEGALTPIGKHEHYGNLKGSNQFQEERVGVITGSQHYGDDYVEMWGALTGEDIERVGDSKGMNLDYGEFGNKVLRQMREHEVLQAVLRFGRDKHPTTVYVHTAALPEWVPVEAEGHIERWSKGVQEVVKVLENDAPDKWRTSDVAEQVSISTRQVRTNLNKLADAGYAEKRQEGRGITWVVTEETIDRLGQVEFRSS from the coding sequence ATGAGCACAAGCGTCGGCTCATCGGTCGAGACGACAGCGATGGAGCGCAAAGAGGTCGCTACAGCACGAGCGAATGCCGCTGCCCTCCGCCACTCGCTCGCAGAAGTTCATTCGAATCCCGTCACCATCTGGAACACCTCGGACGAGGAGCGCGCCGACCTGCTGGCCGACTATCTCGATGCCCTCGAAAGAGCCTGTCCGAACCCTCGGCTCATCCCGCTCAACGAAACAGGGAAAGCGCCAGCTATCGCGCGAACCTGTCCGCTCGACTCACAGCAGGCACACGAGATGCTTCATACACGAGAAGAAGCCATCGCCGCCATCGAACAAGGTGCAAACGGCTTCGCCCTCTACGCAGGGCGCTCGGACCACGGAACGGAGGACCTGGTCTTCGCAGACCACGACGATATGCACGCATTTCCGCTCGACACTCTGCCCGATACTCTCACTGTCGTCTCTGGGTCGGGCGAGGGCTATCACGAAACCTTCGTGAATGCGGACGATGTCCAGAATGGCAAAAGCGATGCGGGCGAGATTCGGGCGAGCAACTGGTATGTGGTACTACCCGGTTCCATCCATCCATCTGGCGGTATCTACCACCTCGAAGAATCGCGTCCGCTCGCAGACCTGGAAACTGCCGACATCCCCGAAGGGCTTCTCCCTGCTGGTTCCTGCGAGGAACACGAGGAGATAGACCTCTCAAAAGGGTCGGGAGACGGCACGTTCACAAACGAGGTAGGGATGCCGCTTTCGGCAGTTCGGGAGTACGACGAGGAACTCGACGGACTGCTGAACACACCCCCTCGTCCCAACACCGATACGCAAGACGATAGCCGAATAGATGCCGCCCTCGTCTGGCGGTTGTGCTTCCATCACTTCGGCTTACCGGCCATCGCCGCCATCTGGAGACAGTACCGTCCTCGTCCAAAGGTGGAGCGCGACGACTACGTTCAGATGACCCTCCAGTTCGCAGGAACGCACAATACACGGTGTCGTTATGATGGAAGCGAGGAATCCATCGCTCTCCCCGAAACCCCATCTACGACTGACTGGGAGTGGCAGGACGGCGCTGCGGACGATGAGGCGGCTCTAACGCTGGATGAAGCGCGTACTCGATGCCAGAGACGGATAGACACTACTCTCCGCAACGGCGAACACACGCTGATAGATGCGCTTCCAGCGATGGGGAAAAGCTCTGGCGTCATTCGGGGAGCAGAGAAGACTGATACTCCCATCAGTGTGTTCACTGCTCGGCACGACCTCTACGGACAGTACAGCGAATGGTGCGAGGAACACGGCCTATCGTATCATCGACTTCCGTCCTTCCACGAGGACTGTCCTACGGCTCGTGGCGAACACGGCGATGACTGGCGCAAGGACGTGCTCGAACTCTACGACGAGGGAGTGATGGCCAGCGAGATTCATAAGTGGACGGAGCAGTACTTCGGCCAGTCGCTCCCCTGCGATGATGGGCAAGAATGCGACTACAAACAGGGATGGGATTTCGACTCGGACGAGTTCGAGGTTCTCATCGGTCACTACCAGCACGCCTACAATCCAGACCTCACCGCAGGGCGGGTCGCCGTCTTCGACGAGTTTCCCGCCGATTCGTTCCTGTTGGAATTCGAGGGTGACACGGTTACATCAGCGGTGTCGGCCTATGTTTCCGAACAGGACGGCCTTCCCTTCGAGGACTTCACCGAACTGGTCGAAGGTCGTACCTCCGAAGAAGGGAAAAAAGCGCGCGAGTGGTTCGATGCCGATGACCTCGAACGAGACGGTGAGCCTGTCCTGAAAGACGCAAGCGGCTCGGCCAATGCCTACGCGCCCCTGCTCACATACGCGGTCCTCGTCGGAGAGAACCTCAGGAATGGATGGGAACACACCGACCTCGACCCAGAGGCAGGTGTCGACAATCATCGGAAGGCAGCACGGAATCGAGATTCGGGGAAGGTGTTCCTGCTCCTATCCCCCGAACTGGATGAGGCACGCGGTGTCCTCGCCCTCGACGGAACGCCGACACCCGACCTCTGGCAACTCGTGGTCGACACTCGACTGAGCCACGAGCAAGTACTCTCGGACAAGGAACGGGCGGATTATCTCACCCACGCACTCGGCTGTTCCATCGTCCAAACGACGGACGCTACCAAGACGTATTCGAGCGGCACATACGTCAAACCCGAAGAAGACAGCCTCCTGTTCGAAGCGGTGGCCGAGCGTGAGGGGACAGAGCCAGCCCTCATCTCGACAGCGAAGGCCATCAGCCAGTACGAACAGGAGGGAGCACTCACCCCTATCGGGAAGCACGAACACTACGGCAATCTGAAGGGGTCGAACCAGTTCCAAGAGGAGCGGGTCGGAGTCATCACAGGGAGCCAGCACTACGGAGATGACTATGTCGAGATGTGGGGCGCACTCACTGGTGAGGACATCGAACGAGTCGGTGACAGCAAAGGGATGAACCTCGATTACGGCGAGTTCGGGAACAAAGTTCTTCGCCAAATGCGCGAGCACGAGGTGCTCCAAGCCGTGCTACGGTTCGGGCGAGACAAGCACCCCACTACCGTCTACGTACATACTGCTGCTCTGCCAGAATGGGTACCAGTCGAAGCAGAGGGGCACATCGAACGCTGGAGCAAAGGAGTGCAAGAAGTGGTCAAAGTACTGGAGAACGACGCTCCCGACAAGTGGCGGACCAGCGATGTCGCGGAACAGGTGAGCATCTCCACGCGGCAGGTGCGGACGAACCTTAACAAACTCGCGGATGCTGGCTATGCCGAGAAGCGACAAGAGGGTCGGGGAATTACGTGGGTCGTCACCGAGGAGACAATAGACCGACTCGGTCAAGTCGAGTTCCGCTCGTCATAG
- a CDS encoding single-stranded DNA binding protein, translated as MGAIEDIYEDLETDVSEAEFREAVEEKVEQMGGLADEETAAMLLAHELNENEVNAIADIEPGMDEVKFLAKVMAVGDLKTFERDDEDEDGRVINVEAADESGSVRLAFWDGQAVDIDEGQLEVGDVLRVKGRPKDGYNGLEVSVDKAEPDEDATIDVEPGAGSSIDSLTMGQSDVTLRGLVLDTDTIRTFDRDDGSEGRVSNLTLGDETGRIRVTLWDDRADRAEELDAGAAVEVVDGYVRERDGSLELHVGDQGAVDEVEDDVAFEPDADPIAEVELEETVDIAGVVRSADPKRTFDRDDGSEGQVRNVRIQDATGDIRVALWGDKADKDIAPGDEVLAADVEIQDGWQDDLEASASWNSTIVVLDDGADLATGGAGEGASAETTDAEHAGLSSFGDGADDADDDGAAAVSTTGGTSSDGAQSTGQQVEFTGTVVQTGDPVVLDDGEQTMSVETGERVQLGQEITVRGELRDDRLHAEDVF; from the coding sequence ATGGGTGCGATAGAGGACATTTACGAGGACTTAGAGACGGATGTCTCCGAGGCGGAGTTCCGCGAGGCCGTCGAGGAGAAGGTCGAGCAGATGGGTGGGCTCGCCGACGAGGAGACGGCCGCGATGCTGTTGGCCCACGAGCTCAACGAGAACGAGGTCAACGCCATCGCCGATATCGAACCCGGGATGGACGAGGTAAAATTCCTCGCCAAGGTGATGGCCGTCGGCGACCTGAAGACCTTCGAACGCGACGACGAGGACGAAGACGGGCGGGTCATCAACGTCGAGGCCGCTGACGAGAGCGGCAGCGTCAGGCTCGCCTTCTGGGACGGCCAGGCCGTCGACATCGACGAGGGACAACTGGAAGTCGGCGACGTGCTCCGGGTCAAGGGCCGGCCGAAGGACGGCTACAACGGGCTGGAGGTGTCCGTTGACAAGGCAGAGCCTGACGAGGACGCCACGATCGACGTGGAGCCGGGCGCTGGCTCCTCTATCGACTCGCTGACGATGGGCCAGTCCGACGTGACGCTCCGTGGGCTTGTACTCGATACCGACACGATACGGACCTTCGACCGTGACGACGGCAGCGAGGGCCGCGTCTCGAACCTGACGCTGGGCGACGAGACGGGTCGCATCCGGGTGACGCTGTGGGACGACCGGGCCGACCGCGCCGAGGAACTCGACGCGGGCGCGGCTGTCGAAGTCGTCGACGGCTACGTCCGGGAGCGGGACGGCTCGCTCGAACTCCACGTCGGCGATCAGGGGGCTGTCGACGAAGTGGAAGACGACGTGGCCTTTGAACCCGACGCTGACCCGATTGCCGAGGTCGAACTCGAAGAGACGGTCGATATTGCTGGCGTCGTGCGCTCAGCCGACCCCAAGCGGACGTTCGACCGGGACGACGGCAGCGAGGGACAGGTTCGGAACGTCCGGATTCAGGACGCGACGGGTGATATCCGCGTGGCGCTGTGGGGCGACAAGGCGGACAAGGACATCGCGCCCGGTGACGAGGTTCTCGCGGCTGATGTCGAAATCCAGGACGGCTGGCAGGACGATCTGGAGGCCTCAGCCAGTTGGAACTCGACGATTGTCGTGCTCGACGACGGTGCGGACCTGGCGACGGGTGGCGCGGGCGAGGGAGCCAGCGCCGAGACGACCGACGCCGAACACGCTGGTCTGTCTTCCTTCGGCGACGGTGCCGACGACGCGGACGACGACGGCGCGGCCGCGGTCAGCACCACCGGGGGCACGTCCTCCGACGGCGCACAGAGCACTGGCCAGCAGGTGGAGTTCACCGGCACCGTCGTCCAGACCGGCGACCCCGTTGTACTCGACGACGGTGAGCAGACGATGAGCGTCGAAACCGGCGAGCGCGTGCAGTTAGGGCAGGAGATAACGGTCCGTGGCGAACTCCGTGACGACCGGCTCCACGCTGAGGACGTGTTCTGA
- a CDS encoding histone deacetylase family protein yields MNFGYREVCLDHDTGPRHPESPDRLRAIRRALKENHGVEYVAADDADIDLVRTVHDSDYIAEFRDFCDDGGGNWDADTVAVEETWDAALASAGLAVWAAEAALDGNSGRDTPFSLGRPPGHHAVGDDAMGFCFINNAAVAAQAALEADADRVAIFDWDVHHGNGTQDIFYDRSDVFYASIHEDGLYPGTGDISETGTGDADGTNLNVKYKPGADTVDYLAAIDECIAPAIEDYDPDLLLISAGFDAHEHDPISRMRVSTEGYGAMTDRMRSLTDACDAALGIILEGGYGLDTLSDSVTTVHEVFDGYQPMEPDDDVSDDARDVLDDLADQGFGAK; encoded by the coding sequence ATGAACTTCGGCTACCGCGAGGTCTGTCTGGACCACGACACCGGCCCGCGACACCCGGAGAGTCCCGACAGACTTCGAGCGATACGGCGCGCGCTCAAGGAGAACCACGGTGTCGAGTACGTCGCCGCCGATGACGCCGACATCGACCTCGTGCGTACGGTCCACGACAGCGATTACATCGCGGAGTTCCGCGACTTCTGTGACGACGGCGGCGGGAACTGGGACGCCGACACCGTTGCGGTCGAGGAGACGTGGGACGCCGCGCTTGCCTCGGCCGGCCTCGCCGTCTGGGCGGCGGAGGCTGCGCTTGACGGCAACTCCGGTCGTGATACGCCGTTCTCACTCGGCCGACCGCCCGGCCATCACGCTGTAGGCGACGACGCCATGGGCTTTTGTTTCATCAACAACGCGGCCGTCGCTGCACAGGCCGCCCTCGAAGCCGACGCCGACCGCGTCGCTATCTTCGACTGGGATGTCCACCACGGGAACGGCACACAGGACATCTTCTACGACCGTTCGGACGTGTTCTACGCCTCGATACACGAGGACGGGCTCTACCCCGGAACCGGCGACATCTCGGAGACCGGCACGGGCGACGCCGACGGCACGAACCTCAACGTGAAATACAAGCCCGGTGCTGACACCGTCGACTACCTCGCCGCAATCGACGAGTGCATTGCACCGGCCATCGAGGACTACGATCCCGATCTGTTGCTCATTAGCGCCGGCTTCGACGCGCACGAACACGACCCCATCTCACGGATGCGTGTCTCTACGGAGGGGTACGGCGCGATGACCGACCGGATGCGATCACTCACAGACGCCTGTGACGCCGCGCTGGGAATCATTCTTGAAGGCGGCTACGGCCTTGATACGCTCTCGGACTCGGTTACGACCGTCCACGAGGTCTTTGACGGCTACCAGCCGATGGAACCGGACGACGATGTCAGCGACGACGCCCGCGATGTTCTCGATGACCTCGCCGATCAGGGCTTCGGCGCGAAGTAG
- a CDS encoding winged helix-turn-helix domain-containing protein → MTNPERDPESGKLTERYSDEDFLEAVAELEPASTREIAEAVGCSRRNADVRLRKLEEAGEIRKKKVGNSLTWFSVE, encoded by the coding sequence ATGACGAATCCAGAGCGAGACCCTGAATCGGGAAAACTAACCGAACGGTATTCTGATGAGGATTTTCTCGAAGCCGTCGCGGAGCTGGAACCAGCGAGTACACGGGAAATTGCTGAAGCAGTAGGATGCTCTCGACGTAACGCTGATGTTCGATTGAGAAAACTCGAAGAGGCTGGCGAAATACGAAAGAAGAAGGTCGGAAATTCGCTGACGTGGTTTTCGGTAGAGTGA
- a CDS encoding SWIM zinc finger family protein produces the protein MSELAPSEVLDVLDADATVEKRASWEAFEFTMLGDGDVEVVNSSHDKPSEHTYTVHVEGGIPSDCSCPAFEYREGSCKHQVAVVIREPVLEAVSAKPTLKADGGVAVEASESDHSDERPDDCDCSPLFEELPCWPCYRDGFEEPAEVCEE, from the coding sequence ATGTCGGAATTAGCCCCCTCCGAAGTGCTGGATGTGCTGGATGCTGATGCGACAGTCGAGAAGCGCGCTTCGTGGGAAGCCTTCGAGTTCACGATGCTCGGAGACGGTGATGTCGAAGTGGTGAACAGCTCACACGACAAGCCGAGCGAGCACACGTATACGGTTCACGTCGAGGGTGGGATTCCCTCAGATTGCTCCTGTCCTGCCTTCGAGTACCGAGAGGGGTCGTGTAAGCACCAAGTCGCTGTGGTGATTCGAGAGCCAGTCCTCGAAGCGGTGAGTGCCAAGCCTACGTTGAAGGCAGACGGAGGTGTGGCGGTCGAAGCAAGCGAGAGCGACCACTCCGACGAGCGACCAGACGACTGTGACTGTAGCCCGCTCTTCGAGGAGCTTCCCTGCTGGCCGTGCTACCGTGACGGTTTCGAGGAGCCTGCCGAGGTGTGCGAGGAATGA
- the cca gene encoding CCA tRNA nucleotidyltransferase → MSDEFDAVVDTVRTRVSPTDDEQAQLQRVADAVIADAEAAIADLPVEAEVVQVGSTARGTWTAGDRDVDVFVCFPPSLDREQLEEYGLVVGHDVLPDGREEYAEHPYVVGEREGYAIDLVPCYAVAGATEIKSAVDRTPFHTRYLQARLDDDSAGEVRVAKQFLKGIGVYGSDLRTRGFSGYLAELLVLEYGGFREFVEAVADWHPPVRLDPERHGTETFDDPLVVIDPTDPERNVAAVLSATNVATLQHYARDLLAEPRASLFTEDDPAPFTAADIEAAVSQRETTPVALRFAAPDVVDDQLWPQLRKSLGGLCSELDRRGFEVLRSAAFVEGDNGAEEAPDGESQERDAVLLLEFAVAQRPAVERHEGPPVHVREHASGFFEKYDDNSEVAGPFIDGGRYVVERPRVFTTATGFLSSDAVYEVGLGPRIESALESGYDVLVGTDIATLADGFGVDLAIYFAPKP, encoded by the coding sequence ATGAGCGATGAGTTCGACGCCGTCGTCGATACGGTGCGAACGCGGGTCTCGCCCACTGACGACGAACAGGCGCAGTTACAGCGGGTCGCCGACGCGGTGATAGCCGACGCCGAAGCAGCCATCGCCGACCTCCCGGTCGAAGCGGAAGTGGTGCAGGTCGGCTCGACGGCACGAGGGACGTGGACCGCTGGGGACCGAGATGTGGACGTGTTCGTCTGCTTTCCGCCGTCTCTTGACCGCGAGCAGTTGGAGGAGTACGGCCTGGTCGTCGGACACGACGTCCTCCCAGATGGGCGCGAGGAGTACGCCGAACATCCCTACGTCGTCGGCGAGCGCGAGGGGTACGCTATCGACCTGGTGCCCTGTTATGCGGTCGCAGGCGCCACCGAAATCAAGTCCGCAGTGGACCGCACGCCGTTTCACACCAGATACCTGCAGGCGCGACTGGACGACGACAGCGCGGGTGAGGTCCGGGTGGCAAAACAGTTCCTGAAAGGCATCGGCGTCTACGGGAGCGACCTCCGGACGCGCGGGTTCTCTGGGTATCTAGCGGAGCTACTGGTGCTTGAGTACGGCGGGTTCCGGGAGTTCGTCGAGGCAGTCGCGGACTGGCACCCGCCAGTTCGGCTGGACCCCGAGCGCCACGGAACCGAGACGTTTGACGATCCGCTGGTCGTCATCGATCCGACGGACCCGGAGCGCAATGTCGCGGCAGTGTTGTCCGCTACAAACGTTGCCACGCTCCAGCACTACGCCCGGGACCTCCTCGCCGAGCCACGGGCGTCGCTGTTCACCGAGGACGACCCGGCCCCGTTCACGGCAGCAGACATCGAGGCCGCGGTGTCACAGCGGGAAACGACGCCAGTGGCGCTCCGTTTCGCCGCCCCGGATGTCGTCGACGACCAGCTCTGGCCACAGCTCCGGAAGTCCCTCGGCGGGCTCTGCAGCGAACTCGACCGACGCGGGTTCGAGGTCCTGCGGTCAGCCGCGTTCGTCGAGGGCGACAACGGTGCGGAGGAAGCACCAGACGGCGAGAGCCAAGAACGGGACGCCGTCCTGCTGCTCGAATTCGCCGTCGCCCAGCGGCCGGCCGTCGAGCGTCACGAGGGGCCGCCGGTGCATGTCCGCGAGCACGCGAGCGGGTTCTTTGAAAAGTACGACGACAACTCCGAGGTGGCCGGCCCTTTCATCGACGGCGGGCGCTACGTCGTCGAGCGACCCCGGGTATTCACTACAGCTACTGGGTTTCTGTCGAGCGATGCAGTGTACGAGGTCGGGCTGGGGCCGCGGATCGAGTCGGCACTTGAGAGCGGGTACGACGTACTGGTCGGCACAGACATCGCAACGCTTGCCGACGGCTTTGGTGTCGATTTGGCGATCTACTTCGCGCCGAAGCCCTGA
- a CDS encoding histone, with translation MSVELPFAPVDAVIRRNADGLRVSADAAEELARRIQDHGASLAVTAATEATTDGRKTLMPSDFGIEQVPEKDGLELPVAPVDRIARLDINDDYRVAMDARVALASLLETYADETAAAAATLARHADRRTIKAADVETYFELEQYY, from the coding sequence ATGAGTGTCGAGCTACCGTTCGCACCGGTGGATGCGGTCATTCGGCGGAACGCGGACGGGCTCCGGGTGAGTGCCGACGCTGCGGAGGAACTGGCTCGTCGAATACAGGACCACGGCGCTTCGCTCGCCGTCACGGCAGCCACGGAGGCCACCACGGACGGGCGAAAGACGCTGATGCCGTCCGATTTCGGCATCGAGCAGGTTCCCGAAAAGGACGGCCTCGAACTCCCCGTCGCGCCGGTCGACCGCATCGCTCGGCTCGACATCAACGATGACTACCGCGTCGCCATGGACGCCCGCGTCGCGCTCGCGTCGCTCCTTGAAACGTACGCCGACGAGACGGCTGCCGCGGCCGCCACGTTGGCTCGTCACGCTGATCGCCGGACCATCAAGGCAGCTGACGTGGAAACGTACTTCGAACTCGAACAGTACTACTGA
- a CDS encoding helix-turn-helix transcriptional regulator produces MSPQSSLFDYEPDLSPLTDAEREVFKAVGMGQYGPREYARKTDRAPGTVGNLLRRAREKIEVTSA; encoded by the coding sequence ATGAGTCCGCAGTCGTCGCTCTTCGACTACGAACCGGACCTGTCGCCGCTGACTGACGCCGAACGGGAGGTGTTCAAAGCTGTGGGCATGGGCCAGTATGGGCCCCGTGAGTACGCCCGCAAGACCGACCGCGCACCGGGTACAGTCGGGAATCTGCTTCGGCGAGCCCGTGAGAAAATCGAGGTGACCAGCGCGTGA